In a genomic window of Telopea speciosissima isolate NSW1024214 ecotype Mountain lineage chromosome 5, Tspe_v1, whole genome shotgun sequence:
- the LOC122663134 gene encoding mitogen-activated protein kinase kinase kinase 20-like has protein sequence MEWRRGKSVGRGSFCSVNLAIPTGDSNLVKLPQLMAVKSAFVSECSLLQREREILTHLRDCPQIIRCLGDDHTIENGQRFYNVFLEFASRGTLADLLKKSGGALIESEVRRYTKSILSGLRFIHEKGFVHCDIKLQNILVCSDSDGSDDVKIADFGLAKRVGAVENLNLRGTPLYMSPESITCNEHEAPGDVWSLGCAVAEMVMGRPAWNRRADTDISALLFRIGFGEELPEIPEEMSEQGKDFLRKCFVKDPSKRWTAEMLLNHPFVAEDIVSLPQGNKPSPSPRSAFDFPEWNSVSCSSSSSDYYPCDQEQSRRPVSNSSSSSSPVDRIQKLMTQRRPNWESSDSWISVR, from the coding sequence ATGGAGTGGAGGAGAGGCAAATCCGTCGGCCGGGGGAGTTTCTGTTCTGTGAATTTGGCGATTCCGACAGGGGATTCTAATCTGGTTAAGCTTCCTCAGTTGATGGCGGTGaaatcagcttttgtttctgaGTGTTCTTTACttcaaagggaaagagaaattcTAACCCATCTCAGAGATTGCCCACAAATCATTCGTTGTCTCGGAGATGATCACACCATCGAAAACGGTCAGAGATTTTACAATGTCTTCTTAGAGTTCGCTTCCAGAGGTACTTTGGCTGATCTGCTCAAGAAATCTGGTGGAGCTTTGATTGAATCGGAAGTTAGACGTTACACGAAGTCGATTCTCAGTGGACTTCGTTTCATTCACGAGAAGGGTTTCGTCCACTGCGACATCAAGCTTCAGAACATCTTAGTTTGCTCTGATTCTGACGGTAGCGATGATGTCAAGATCGCTGATTTCGGATTGGCGAAAAGGGTTGGAGCAGTGGAGAATCTGAATTTGAGGGGAACCCCTCTTTACATGTCACCTGAATCCATTACCTGCAACGAACATGAAGCACCGGGCGATGTATGGTCGCTTGGATGCGCCGTGGCGGAGATGGTCATGGGTAGACCGGCATGGAATCGGAGAGCTGATACAGATATCAGTGCTCTCTTGTTTCGGATTGGTTTCGGGGAAGAATTGCCGGAAATACCAGAGGAGATGTCGGAACAGGGAAAGGATTTCTTGAGGAAATGTTTTGTGAAGGATCCTTCAAAGAGATGGACAGCTGAGATGTTATTGAATCATCCCTTCGTAGCTGAAGACATTGTTTCATTACCTCAGGGAAACAAaccatctccatctccaagGAGTGCTTTCGACTTTCCCGAGTGGAATTCAGTCTCTTGTTCTTCGTCATCATCGGATTATTATCCTTGTGATCAAGAACAATCTCGTCGACCTGTTTCCaattcttcttcgtcttcttctccgGTTGATCGAATTCAGAAGCTCATGACTCAGAGAAGACCGAATTGGGAATCTTCAGATAGTTGGATCAGTGTACGGTGA